The stretch of DNA CGCCCAGCGAGGTGGCCGCCGCCGCGGGGTGGAAAATCGAAGACATCCGGGCCTCCCGGGAGCGGGCCAAGATAACCGCGGCCATGATCCAGGGCGCAGTGAACATCGCCTCGGAGCGTTTCGCCGGTGGACGGCTGGACGCGGTGGTGGGCCTGGGCGGCTCCACGGGCTCCCTGATGGCCACGGAGGTGATGCGGGCCTTGCCCTTCGGCCTGCCCAAGCTTATGATTTCCTCTACAGCCGCACTGCCCGGTTTGGCCACCCGCTACATCGACACCGGGGATCTGCTTTTGTTCCACACCGTGGTGGAGATCGCCGGGCTTTCGCCCCTGCTGACCAGCGTGCTGGACCGGGCCGCCGCCGCGGCCTTGGCCCTGGCCAAGGTGCCGGTGATCAACCCCGAGGCGGTCGGGGGCCAGGGCCTGGTGGCCATGAGCATGTTCGGCCCTTGCGAGCGCTGCGCCCACCAGGTGCGCCTGAAGCTGGAGGAAAAGGGGTTCCAGGTCATCGGGTTTTCCGCCGCCGGGGTCTGTGACCGGGCCATGGAGGATATGATCGCCCAAGGCTACTTCGCGGGGGTGGTGGACCTGGCTCCGGGCGGCGTGGGCGAGCACCTGTTGGGGGGCATGCGCTCGGCCGGGCCCCACCGCCTGGAGGCGGCGGGCAAGCGGGGCATCCCCCAGGTCATCGCGCCCAGTGGGGTGAACCTGATGAGCCCGCGCAAGTCCCGCTACAAGCCCGATTATCACCAGCGCCGCAAATACGACTTGGACAAACTGAGGACTTTCCTGCGCCTGGACCCGGAGGAGCTTCGGGAAGTGGCCCAGGCCTTCGCGGACAAGCTGAATCAGGCCCAGGGGCCGGTGACCGTTTTGGTGCCCACACAGGGCTGGTGCTCCTTTGACCGCGAGGGCGGATCGGTCTTTGCGCCGGAAGAAGACCGGATCTTTACCCAAGAGCTCAGGGCCCGGCTCAAGCCCGGGGTAACCCTGCGCGAGGTGGACGCCAACTTGGAGGACGACGCCTTCGGGGATGCGGTGGAAGAGGCCTTTTTGGATTTGCTGCCGCCGGTCGAAGTCGGGCTAGAGGCATAGCATGGCCAAACCCTGGCCCTTGATAAGTTCACAAACAGTCAGCGACGTGGGGCTGTTTTCCGTCACCCGCGACCGGGCCCTTTCGCCGCGCACCAAACAAGAGCGGGACTTTTGGGTGGTGCACATGCCAGATTGGTTGCACATGGTGGCGATCACCGCGCAAGGGCTGCTGGTGCTGGTGCGGCAATACCGCCACGCCAGCCGGCGTAGCGGCCTGGAGGTGCCCGGAGGGCTGCTGGACGCTTCGGACCCAGACCCGGCCGCGGCCGCGGCCCGCGAGCTCAGGGAGGAAACCGGCTATGCCGGCGGCCAGGTGGCCGATCTGGGCACCTACTGGCCCCAGCCCGCCTTGCTGGCCAACCGGGTCCACTTTTTCGCGGCCTCCGGGGTGGAGCTGGCCGGCGACCAGGAGCAGGACGCGGGCGAGGACTTGGAGGTGGTTTTGGCCGGGCCCG from Desulfarculaceae bacterium encodes:
- a CDS encoding NUDIX hydrolase, whose translation is MAKPWPLISSQTVSDVGLFSVTRDRALSPRTKQERDFWVVHMPDWLHMVAITAQGLLVLVRQYRHASRRSGLEVPGGLLDASDPDPAAAAARELREETGYAGGQVADLGTYWPQPALLANRVHFFAASGVELAGDQEQDAGEDLEVVLAGPGELERLLASGEIHNAMSVMALGLARQAGVL
- a CDS encoding Tm-1-like ATP-binding domain-containing protein — translated: MSAAILLISTLDTKAQETRYLRQRMERGGAEVLLMDLSMGAASDESCEIPPSEVAAAAGWKIEDIRASRERAKITAAMIQGAVNIASERFAGGRLDAVVGLGGSTGSLMATEVMRALPFGLPKLMISSTAALPGLATRYIDTGDLLLFHTVVEIAGLSPLLTSVLDRAAAAALALAKVPVINPEAVGGQGLVAMSMFGPCERCAHQVRLKLEEKGFQVIGFSAAGVCDRAMEDMIAQGYFAGVVDLAPGGVGEHLLGGMRSAGPHRLEAAGKRGIPQVIAPSGVNLMSPRKSRYKPDYHQRRKYDLDKLRTFLRLDPEELREVAQAFADKLNQAQGPVTVLVPTQGWCSFDREGGSVFAPEEDRIFTQELRARLKPGVTLREVDANLEDDAFGDAVEEAFLDLLPPVEVGLEA